The Sporocytophaga myxococcoides genome includes a window with the following:
- a CDS encoding penicillin-binding protein 1A, which translates to MSKSNFFISAFIKSIWIGFIVGIGSLVLYVYFVSINFLGLFGPMPSLEALENPKSEVASELYTADNVLLGKYFKENRTPVDFEKLSPNLVNALTATEDSRFEEHSGIDLRGMGRVFFKTIILGQRNSGGGSTLSQQLAKNLFQTRSALYKGKLSKGTLGKVIFKTKEWITAVKIERAYTKKEIMTMYLNTVDFGSNSFGIEVASKTFFNTTPDSLKIEEAAVLVGLLKAPTTYSPVFNPDSSTSRRNTVISQMAKYGYLTSIKADSIKKLPIALDYNVENHNKGSATYFRSLITSYLIPWCRERGLDLYSDGLKIYTTLDSKMQKYAEESVASHMKEEQRKFFEHWKGKSPWTDEQGKVIPNFIETAAKRSDRYRALKLQYGNDTVKIMKVMKTPIKMKIFSWDGEIDTLMSPIDSIKYYKHFLHCGFMAMDPHSGYIKAWVGGIDHKHFKYDHVKQGKRQPGSTFKPFVYASAIDLGYSPCYELPDLPVTFPTADVNKTWTPQNSNGEGFTGEMFTLRKAMANSINSITANLMKEIGPQVVVNNAKRMGITSPLDPVPALCLGVSDVSIYELVGAYGTFVNNGFWTEPFFITKIEDKNGNVLQEFIPKSVEVFDEETAYLMVHMLKGATEEKGGTALGLNKYGLLWNGYEIGGKTGTTQNYSDGWFMGITPKLVAGAWVGGDDRCIHFRSMDLGQGARMAMPLWAIFMKKVFADSTLGLIKERFPRPSKLSVEIDCKRYKEKSSQHSDSLQQKHQQVLPIEF; encoded by the coding sequence ATGAGCAAAAGTAATTTCTTTATATCCGCATTTATCAAAAGCATCTGGATCGGCTTTATTGTCGGTATCGGAAGCTTAGTACTTTATGTGTATTTCGTTTCTATAAATTTTTTAGGACTTTTCGGTCCTATGCCAAGTTTAGAAGCTTTGGAAAACCCGAAAAGTGAAGTTGCATCTGAGCTTTACACCGCCGATAATGTTTTATTGGGAAAATACTTTAAAGAAAACAGAACTCCGGTAGACTTTGAAAAGCTTTCCCCAAATCTTGTAAATGCTTTAACTGCAACAGAAGATTCACGATTTGAAGAACATTCTGGCATTGACTTAAGAGGAATGGGCCGTGTTTTTTTTAAAACTATTATTCTAGGTCAAAGAAACTCAGGGGGAGGAAGTACACTATCTCAACAGCTTGCCAAAAATTTATTTCAAACGAGAAGTGCTCTATACAAAGGTAAATTAAGCAAAGGTACTCTTGGAAAGGTAATTTTTAAAACCAAAGAATGGATAACCGCAGTAAAGATAGAACGGGCTTATACCAAAAAAGAAATCATGACCATGTATTTAAATACGGTAGATTTTGGAAGTAATTCCTTTGGTATTGAAGTAGCATCTAAAACCTTTTTCAATACTACTCCGGATAGTCTTAAAATAGAAGAAGCTGCTGTGCTTGTGGGTCTGCTCAAAGCTCCCACGACCTATAGCCCGGTTTTTAATCCTGATTCATCTACATCCAGAAGAAATACTGTGATCAGTCAGATGGCCAAATACGGCTATTTGACTTCTATAAAAGCTGACTCAATTAAAAAACTTCCTATCGCTTTAGATTATAATGTTGAAAACCACAATAAAGGATCTGCAACATATTTCAGAAGCTTAATCACTTCTTACCTGATTCCATGGTGCAGAGAAAGAGGTCTTGATTTATATTCAGACGGTCTAAAAATATATACAACTCTTGATTCCAAAATGCAGAAATATGCAGAAGAATCAGTTGCTTCCCACATGAAAGAAGAACAACGTAAGTTCTTTGAACATTGGAAGGGTAAAAGCCCTTGGACAGATGAGCAAGGAAAAGTTATTCCTAATTTTATTGAAACAGCTGCTAAAAGATCTGACAGGTATCGCGCGTTGAAACTTCAATATGGAAATGATACAGTAAAGATTATGAAGGTAATGAAGACTCCTATCAAAATGAAGATCTTCAGCTGGGATGGAGAAATAGATACTTTGATGTCTCCGATAGATTCAATCAAATATTACAAGCATTTCCTTCATTGTGGGTTTATGGCAATGGACCCTCACTCAGGATACATAAAGGCATGGGTGGGAGGAATAGATCATAAGCACTTTAAATATGATCACGTAAAGCAAGGTAAGAGACAACCAGGCTCAACGTTCAAGCCCTTTGTTTATGCTTCTGCTATAGATCTTGGATATTCACCATGCTACGAATTACCCGATCTTCCGGTAACATTCCCAACAGCAGACGTAAACAAGACCTGGACGCCTCAAAACAGTAATGGAGAAGGCTTCACTGGAGAAATGTTCACACTTCGAAAGGCAATGGCAAATTCAATTAACTCCATCACTGCTAATCTGATGAAAGAAATCGGGCCGCAGGTTGTAGTAAACAATGCTAAGAGAATGGGAATTACCAGCCCACTGGATCCTGTACCAGCGCTTTGTCTTGGTGTAAGTGATGTTTCAATTTATGAACTTGTCGGCGCTTACGGCACTTTTGTTAATAATGGATTTTGGACTGAACCATTTTTCATTACCAAAATTGAAGACAAGAATGGAAATGTTTTACAGGAGTTCATTCCAAAAAGTGTTGAGGTGTTTGATGAAGAAACTGCCTATCTTATGGTGCATATGCTAAAAGGAGCAACAGAAGAAAAAGGAGGAACGGCCCTTGGTTTGAATAAATATGGACTTTTGTGGAATGGATATGAAATTGGAGGCAAAACGGGTACTACACAAAATTATTCAGACGGCTGGTTTATGGGCATTACTCCAAAATTAGTTGCAGGAGCTTGGGTTGGAGGAGATGACAGATGCATTCACTTCAGGAGTATGGATCTCGGTCAGGGTGCAAGAATGGCAATGCCACTTTGGGCTATTTTTATGAAAAAGGTATTCGCAGATTCTACACTTGGTCTGATTAAAGAACGCTTCCCGCGACCTTCTAAACTAAGTGTTGAGATAGATTGTAAAAGGTATAAAGAAAAGAGTTCCCAGCATTCAGACTCTCTTCAGCAGAAACATCAACAAGTATTGCCTATAGAATTTTAA
- the porW gene encoding type IX secretion system periplasmic lipoprotein PorW/SprE, whose protein sequence is MKTKSIHIKILCLIVGFIAFSCSPESNSFVSKGYHNLTARDNAYFLARERMKQVDKKIDEARLDDYNKVIHALALPDTNKLKAQQQLLEDIFKKASLPIQKHKNSKWVDDCYILVGKVKFYKGEWPQAIETYKYVNSKSNDIDARHEAIIYLMRLFLTAQNFDYVNSVNYFLKKEKMNSTNQREYLLTRAQYFIMQERYKEALKDLETARPLIKKKDVKSRVHFIIGQIHQLQNNDKDSYKNYKAVLKHNPPYELSFYTRLYMAQVTNLSKSGDKKRIEKYFKKLLKDLKNQEYKDKIYFEMAKFEFKQGHLPGTIEYLKKSVAASAGNNYQKASSYLMLAEIHYEKLQDFETSKLYYDSTIALMDKKDKRYRLVAARQEVLQEFVTQLRIIQKEDSLMRLATMDSITLAKHIDKVIEKEKEDLKKAEAREKALAEKSASNNNNNGSGPVSGSGESTWHFYNEASITRGKTEFVKRWGQRKLEDNWRRSTKEAVQDNLDENESQDIDSAAVALESKEKLEKEVKVDKTKYYKEIPFSDESKAASSLKVENALYNVGKIYDQKLDEKGNAIKSFETHLTRFPTSKLKSEVLYFLYLLYKEKPDPKFENYAAMLHDEFPNSIYSKLIRNPNYLAETKETSQHINRLYKDAYNLYKAERFFDADSAIKAIRVAYKENDIEDKLQLLEILIIGQTKNALIYKGKLEEFIANQKESVLLPKAKELLASTEEYIKLASAGGKSLNENQVKYKTDVKDKPHMFVVAVHGKNLKPVKIVNALKKYNVEHYKPGEIQTEVVPLNDTLNLISIKTLVDKSGGMIYYTQIKNFQPFQSETKNLKYDLFVITEENFSLFNKSKKLESYLNFFEEHYKK, encoded by the coding sequence TTGAAAACTAAATCAATTCATATCAAAATACTTTGCCTGATTGTTGGTTTTATAGCCTTTTCATGCTCTCCTGAAAGTAATTCCTTTGTGAGCAAAGGCTACCATAACCTTACTGCACGCGACAACGCTTATTTCCTTGCCCGAGAGCGAATGAAGCAGGTAGATAAAAAAATCGACGAAGCCAGACTTGATGATTACAATAAAGTTATTCATGCTCTTGCACTACCAGATACCAACAAACTAAAAGCTCAGCAACAGCTTCTTGAAGATATTTTTAAAAAGGCCTCTCTTCCTATTCAAAAACACAAAAACAGCAAATGGGTTGATGACTGCTATATTCTGGTCGGAAAGGTAAAGTTTTATAAAGGAGAATGGCCACAGGCGATAGAGACTTATAAATATGTCAATTCAAAAAGCAATGATATAGATGCAAGACATGAGGCTATTATTTACCTTATGAGGCTTTTTCTGACTGCTCAGAATTTTGACTATGTGAACAGCGTTAATTATTTCCTTAAAAAGGAAAAAATGAACTCTACAAACCAAAGGGAATACCTCCTTACAAGAGCTCAGTATTTTATAATGCAGGAAAGGTATAAGGAAGCCCTTAAAGATCTTGAAACCGCCAGACCCCTCATAAAGAAAAAAGATGTTAAATCCAGAGTTCATTTTATAATCGGACAAATACATCAATTGCAAAATAACGATAAAGATTCTTATAAAAATTACAAGGCTGTTTTAAAACACAACCCTCCATATGAACTTTCCTTCTATACGAGGCTTTATATGGCTCAAGTAACAAACCTTTCGAAATCCGGTGATAAAAAAAGAATCGAAAAATATTTCAAAAAGCTTCTGAAAGACCTAAAAAATCAGGAATACAAAGACAAAATATATTTTGAGATGGCCAAGTTTGAGTTCAAACAAGGACACCTCCCTGGTACCATTGAATACCTGAAAAAGTCAGTAGCTGCAAGCGCTGGGAACAATTATCAAAAAGCATCTTCATACCTTATGCTTGCTGAAATTCATTATGAAAAACTCCAGGATTTTGAGACTTCCAAATTATACTATGACAGCACAATAGCTCTAATGGATAAAAAAGACAAGCGCTACAGACTAGTTGCTGCCAGACAGGAAGTTCTTCAGGAATTTGTTACTCAGTTAAGAATTATTCAAAAAGAGGATAGTCTGATGAGACTTGCCACAATGGATAGTATTACACTCGCCAAGCATATTGATAAGGTAATTGAAAAAGAGAAAGAGGATTTAAAAAAAGCCGAGGCTAGAGAGAAGGCTCTGGCAGAAAAAAGTGCATCCAACAATAATAACAATGGATCAGGCCCTGTCTCTGGCAGTGGGGAGAGTACCTGGCATTTTTATAATGAAGCATCCATAACACGGGGAAAAACAGAATTCGTGAAACGCTGGGGGCAAAGGAAACTCGAAGACAACTGGAGAAGATCCACGAAAGAAGCAGTACAAGATAATTTAGATGAAAATGAAAGTCAAGACATAGATTCTGCAGCTGTGGCGCTTGAGTCAAAAGAAAAACTGGAAAAAGAAGTAAAAGTAGATAAAACAAAATACTACAAAGAAATTCCGTTTTCTGATGAATCAAAAGCCGCATCTTCACTGAAAGTTGAAAATGCATTATATAATGTAGGGAAAATTTATGATCAGAAACTTGATGAAAAAGGAAATGCCATAAAGTCATTTGAGACACATTTGACCAGGTTTCCGACGTCTAAACTGAAATCCGAAGTTTTATACTTTTTGTACCTCCTTTATAAAGAAAAGCCTGATCCAAAGTTTGAAAACTATGCTGCTATGCTGCATGATGAGTTTCCCAACTCTATTTACTCCAAACTAATCCGGAACCCTAATTATTTGGCAGAGACAAAGGAGACCAGTCAACATATAAACAGATTGTATAAGGATGCCTATAATCTTTACAAAGCTGAAAGATTCTTCGACGCAGATTCTGCAATTAAAGCAATACGGGTTGCCTATAAAGAAAATGATATAGAAGACAAACTCCAATTGCTTGAAATATTAATCATCGGACAGACAAAAAATGCCCTTATTTACAAAGGAAAACTGGAAGAGTTTATAGCAAATCAGAAAGAAAGCGTGCTTCTTCCCAAAGCAAAAGAGCTTCTGGCTTCGACGGAAGAATATATAAAATTAGCTTCAGCAGGAGGTAAATCATTAAATGAAAACCAGGTTAAATATAAAACTGACGTAAAAGACAAACCTCACATGTTTGTAGTGGCTGTTCATGGCAAAAATTTGAAACCTGTCAAAATTGTAAATGCTTTGAAGAAATACAATGTGGAGCATTATAAACCAGGTGAGATTCAGACTGAAGTCGTCCCATTAAATGATACCCTAAATTTAATAAGCATAAAAACTCTTGTGGATAAATCAGGAGGAATGATATATTACACTCAAATTAAAAATTTTCAGCCCTTTCAATCTGAAACCAAGAACCTAAAGTATGACTTATTTGTAATTACAGAGGAGAATTTTTCCCTGTTTAACAAATCCAAAAAACTTGAAAGTTACCTTAATTTCTTTGAGGAACATTATAAGAAGTAA
- a CDS encoding murein hydrolase activator EnvC family protein, which produces MLNKKIIALSAKVDSLTTEMEQKAAFTDLIQRVISGKDEEIKSESSTSVKVVKVDEINQLSIVDSLFRKEFEKKESNVFSVKNVSFGKLSNLILFNPVSGLVKSKYNAVNQSYEVGLLVKQGESVKAVANGTVIFAGWTDRNENVIILQHEDNLMTVYKKNSVVLKKDGDAVKAGEVLGVVSDPQIGGNPNFYFELWYKGKPVNPENFITF; this is translated from the coding sequence GTGTTAAACAAAAAAATAATTGCACTTTCTGCTAAAGTAGACAGTCTGACGACGGAGATGGAGCAAAAAGCTGCATTTACGGACCTTATTCAAAGAGTAATTTCAGGAAAGGACGAAGAAATAAAGTCTGAATCCTCAACTTCTGTAAAGGTTGTTAAAGTTGATGAAATTAACCAGTTGTCAATAGTAGATTCGCTATTCAGAAAAGAATTTGAGAAAAAAGAATCGAATGTTTTTTCCGTAAAAAATGTTTCTTTTGGAAAATTGTCCAACTTAATACTTTTTAATCCCGTTTCGGGATTAGTAAAGTCTAAATATAATGCCGTAAATCAGTCTTATGAGGTGGGGCTGCTTGTCAAGCAAGGGGAATCAGTAAAGGCTGTGGCAAATGGAACAGTAATTTTTGCCGGATGGACAGATCGGAATGAAAATGTGATAATCTTGCAACATGAAGATAATCTGATGACTGTATATAAAAAAAATTCAGTAGTTTTAAAAAAAGACGGAGATGCGGTAAAAGCTGGAGAAGTTTTGGGGGTAGTAAGTGATCCTCAGATTGGAGGAAATCCTAATTTTTATTTTGAGCTTTGGTATAAAGGCAAGCCGGTGAATCCGGAAAATTTCATAACATTTTAA
- a CDS encoding bactofilin family protein, producing the protein MFQNKKEKKELEALTNSSTIVAKGTVLEGNIETFGNIRIEGKVIGNIKSKSKVVLSESCVVEGNILAHTAEILGEVRGTIEIADVVVMKATALINGDLITNKMVMESGATFNGQCKMGATIKEIQIGEGERIKPIKQEKTA; encoded by the coding sequence ATGTTTCAGAACAAAAAAGAAAAGAAAGAATTGGAAGCGCTGACCAATTCAAGTACAATTGTAGCTAAAGGGACAGTTCTTGAGGGAAATATTGAAACTTTCGGGAATATCAGGATAGAAGGCAAGGTAATTGGAAACATTAAAAGTAAATCCAAAGTTGTGTTGAGCGAATCTTGTGTTGTGGAGGGGAATATTCTGGCACATACTGCAGAGATTTTAGGAGAGGTGAGAGGGACAATTGAAATTGCAGACGTAGTGGTTATGAAAGCAACAGCATTAATTAATGGTGATCTTATTACCAATAAAATGGTCATGGAATCCGGAGCTACGTTTAACGGACAGTGTAAAATGGGTGCTACAATAAAAGAAATTCAAATTGGAGAAGGAGAACGAATCAAACCAATCAAACAAGAAAAAACCGCTTGA
- a CDS encoding AtpZ/AtpI family protein, producing the protein MEKENESNQSNKKKPLEGYAKYSSLVIQMIATMCLGAWAGIKLDEHFHVKSQLFTIFLTIFSVIAAIYLVIRGLMK; encoded by the coding sequence TTGGAGAAGGAGAACGAATCAAACCAATCAAACAAGAAAAAACCGCTTGAGGGGTATGCTAAATATTCCAGCCTTGTGATCCAGATGATAGCAACAATGTGTCTTGGAGCCTGGGCCGGAATAAAACTTGATGAGCATTTTCATGTCAAAAGTCAGTTGTTTACGATTTTTTTAACTATATTTTCAGTAATTGCAGCAATTTACTTGGTAATACGGGGGCTTATGAAATAA
- the atpB gene encoding F0F1 ATP synthase subunit A produces MKNLSKIFLIAFLFISLVRGAAYANGPAESGEEKKFSPGDLIMHHILDAHEWEFAHGLAIPLPVIIYSEKGLDVFSSSHLYHSPDRTYNGYHLNHHDKIEPVDKSRTIYDISITKNVASMFISVAILVLIFIGIAKSYGKTKGKAPKGIQSFFEPIIMYIRDDIGKGTIGPKYERFMPYLLTVFFFIWFNNLLGLFPGGANLTGNIAVTFILALLTFLVTTFSANGNYWKHILWTPGVPLPLRIIILPIEIVGMFTKPFSLMVRLFANITAGHIIILSFISLIFMFESYAVGFASTAFAVFMSMLELFVALLQAYVFTLLSAMYFASAVEEHHDHDYDHGH; encoded by the coding sequence ATGAAAAATCTGAGTAAAATATTCCTTATTGCATTTCTCTTCATCTCTTTGGTAAGAGGTGCTGCATATGCTAACGGACCTGCAGAATCCGGTGAAGAAAAGAAATTTAGCCCTGGCGACCTGATTATGCACCACATCCTGGATGCGCATGAGTGGGAATTTGCTCATGGTCTTGCTATTCCTCTTCCGGTGATCATTTATTCTGAAAAAGGCTTAGATGTGTTTTCATCATCTCATTTATACCATAGTCCTGACAGAACTTACAATGGATATCATTTGAATCATCATGATAAAATTGAGCCAGTAGATAAAAGCAGAACAATCTACGATATTTCTATTACGAAGAATGTTGCATCAATGTTTATCAGTGTGGCAATACTTGTATTAATCTTTATAGGAATTGCTAAATCTTATGGTAAAACGAAAGGCAAAGCACCTAAGGGTATCCAATCTTTCTTCGAGCCAATAATAATGTACATCAGAGATGACATAGGTAAAGGCACAATCGGACCTAAGTACGAGCGTTTTATGCCTTATCTTTTAACAGTATTTTTCTTTATTTGGTTTAACAACCTTTTGGGGTTATTCCCAGGTGGAGCTAACCTTACAGGAAATATAGCAGTTACATTTATTCTTGCATTGCTTACCTTTTTGGTAACCACATTTAGTGCAAACGGCAATTACTGGAAACACATATTGTGGACTCCTGGCGTGCCACTTCCATTAAGAATTATTATACTTCCTATAGAAATCGTCGGAATGTTTACCAAACCATTCTCTCTTATGGTCCGACTTTTTGCCAACATTACAGCAGGTCACATTATCATACTAAGCTTTATAAGCTTGATCTTTATGTTTGAAAGCTATGCTGTTGGATTTGCTAGTACAGCGTTTGCAGTATTTATGTCGATGCTTGAGCTGTTTGTTGCTTTATTGCAGGCATATGTATTCACTCTCCTTTCTGCTATGTACTTTGCATCGGCAGTAGAAGAGCACCATGATCACGATTATGATCATGGACATTGA
- the atpE gene encoding ATP synthase F0 subunit C, translating into MLNTILMEVSLSLFGAGIGAGLAAIGAAYGIGRIGGSAVESIARQPQEAGKIQTAMLIAAALIEGVALFAVVVCLLIYLKGLA; encoded by the coding sequence ATGCTTAACACTATTTTAATGGAAGTTAGCCTTTCTCTTTTCGGTGCTGGTATCGGTGCTGGTCTTGCTGCAATAGGTGCTGCATACGGTATCGGTCGTATCGGTGGTAGCGCTGTTGAGTCTATCGCTAGACAACCACAAGAGGCTGGTAAAATTCAAACTGCTATGCTTATCGCAGCTGCTCTTATTGAGGGTGTTGCTCTTTTCGCAGTGGTAGTTTGTCTATTGATCTATCTAAAAGGTCTTGCTTAA
- a CDS encoding F0F1 ATP synthase subunit B gives MLVQPDFGLLFWQTVTFLIVLFILGKFAWKPILGALKEREADIEEALSAAENAKEELKRLHAANEKLLQDARLERDKILKEASAVANSIITEAKDKATAESNRIVEGAKIAINNEKLAAMTEVKNQAATIAIDIAEKLLRKELSDSTAQKELVSEYLKEAKFN, from the coding sequence ATGTTAGTCCAACCTGATTTCGGTTTGTTATTTTGGCAAACAGTAACATTCCTAATAGTATTATTTATCCTGGGAAAATTTGCGTGGAAACCAATTCTTGGTGCCCTTAAAGAGCGTGAGGCAGATATAGAAGAGGCTTTGTCAGCTGCTGAAAACGCTAAGGAAGAATTGAAAAGATTGCATGCTGCAAATGAAAAATTACTTCAGGATGCAAGACTTGAAAGAGATAAAATATTAAAAGAGGCAAGTGCTGTTGCTAATTCTATTATTACCGAAGCTAAAGATAAAGCAACGGCAGAAAGCAATAGAATTGTTGAAGGAGCAAAGATTGCAATCAACAATGAAAAGCTTGCTGCAATGACAGAAGTTAAAAATCAGGCTGCTACAATTGCAATTGATATTGCAGAGAAACTTCTTAGAAAAGAGCTTTCTGATTCGACAGCACAAAAGGAACTAGTTTCAGAATATTTGAAAGAAGCTAAATTTAACTAA
- the atpH gene encoding ATP synthase F1 subunit delta — protein MHESRIAAPYAKSLLELAQEKGVLEEVQKDMAGFAKICNENRQLVTVLRNPVIKHEKKLSILTTLFKGKVNPVTFSIFQILTKKNREAFLYDIAVEFGNQYRRVKGIQRAVLTTATPITEEQRAAFVKMVETAKTKKVELEEHIDESIMGGFVLNIGGDKQVDQSIKTKLVQLKSKFKDNPFISKY, from the coding sequence ATGCACGAGTCGAGAATAGCAGCGCCATATGCCAAATCTCTTCTTGAGCTTGCTCAGGAAAAGGGAGTACTGGAAGAGGTTCAAAAAGACATGGCGGGTTTTGCAAAAATCTGTAATGAAAATAGACAACTTGTAACTGTATTAAGGAATCCGGTAATAAAGCATGAAAAGAAATTGTCAATTCTGACGACTCTTTTTAAAGGCAAGGTAAATCCTGTTACTTTTTCAATTTTTCAAATACTGACAAAAAAGAACAGAGAGGCGTTTTTATATGATATCGCTGTTGAGTTCGGAAATCAGTATAGAAGAGTTAAGGGGATTCAAAGGGCAGTTCTAACTACCGCGACGCCTATTACAGAAGAGCAAAGAGCAGCTTTTGTTAAAATGGTTGAAACTGCCAAAACTAAAAAGGTTGAGCTTGAAGAGCATATTGACGAATCAATTATGGGAGGATTTGTACTGAATATCGGAGGTGACAAACAGGTTGATCAGTCCATCAAAACCAAGCTAGTACAATTAAAAAGTAAATTCAAAGATAATCCATTTATTTCTAAATATTAA
- the atpA gene encoding F0F1 ATP synthase subunit alpha, whose protein sequence is MMEVRPDEVSAILREQLSNFRTEAELEEVGTVLQVGDGVARIYGLSKAQSGELLEFQNGLRALVLNLEEDNVGAVLLGDYSDIKEGDTVKRTKQIAYVKVGNGLVGRVIDTLGNPIDGKGPVTGDLYDMPLERKAPGVIFRQPVNEPLQTGIKAIDSMIPIGRGQRELIIGDRQTGKTAVAIDTILNQKEYYDKGQPVFCIYVAVGQKASTVAQVVAALEKGGAMAYTVVVSASAADPAPMQFFAPFTGAAVGEFFRDTGRPALVVYDDLSKQAVAYREVSLLLRRPPGREAYPGDVFYLHSRLLERAAKIIASDDIAKNMNDLPDSLKGIVKGGGSLTALPIIETQAGDVSAYIPTNVISITDGQIFLETNLFNSGVRPAINVGISVSRVGGSAQIKSMKKVAGTLKLDQAQFRELEAFAKFGSDLDAATKLIIERGRRNLEILKQAQYSPVAVEFQVAIIYVSSNGYIDNVPVKDVKTFENEFSNFLKVSHKETLDAIRAGKIDDSVTEVLKKVAKDLAKKYNN, encoded by the coding sequence ATCATGGAAGTAAGACCAGACGAGGTTTCTGCGATATTAAGAGAGCAGTTATCAAACTTCAGAACTGAAGCTGAGTTAGAAGAAGTAGGCACCGTTCTTCAGGTAGGTGACGGGGTTGCACGTATATACGGGCTATCAAAAGCTCAATCCGGAGAGCTTCTTGAGTTCCAGAACGGATTAAGAGCATTGGTGTTGAACCTTGAAGAAGACAATGTAGGAGCTGTATTACTAGGTGACTATAGTGATATTAAAGAAGGTGATACAGTAAAACGTACAAAGCAGATTGCTTACGTTAAAGTAGGTAATGGTCTTGTTGGCCGTGTTATTGATACACTAGGAAATCCAATAGATGGTAAAGGACCTGTAACTGGTGATTTGTATGATATGCCATTGGAAAGAAAAGCTCCAGGGGTAATTTTCAGACAGCCGGTAAATGAGCCTTTACAAACAGGTATCAAAGCAATTGACTCTATGATACCTATTGGTAGAGGACAAAGAGAGCTTATCATCGGTGACAGACAAACTGGAAAAACAGCTGTTGCAATCGATACTATCCTTAATCAAAAGGAATACTATGACAAAGGTCAGCCTGTATTCTGTATATATGTTGCAGTAGGACAAAAAGCAAGTACTGTTGCACAGGTTGTGGCTGCTCTTGAAAAAGGAGGAGCAATGGCTTACACGGTAGTGGTATCTGCATCTGCAGCTGATCCTGCTCCAATGCAATTCTTTGCGCCATTTACAGGTGCTGCAGTTGGTGAGTTTTTCAGAGATACAGGAAGACCTGCTCTTGTTGTTTATGATGATCTTTCTAAGCAGGCAGTTGCTTACAGAGAAGTTTCTCTTCTTTTGAGAAGACCTCCGGGACGTGAGGCTTATCCAGGTGACGTGTTCTATCTACACAGCCGTTTATTAGAGAGAGCTGCGAAAATCATTGCATCTGATGATATTGCTAAAAACATGAATGATCTTCCAGATTCACTTAAAGGAATCGTTAAGGGTGGTGGATCACTAACAGCATTACCGATCATCGAAACTCAGGCTGGTGACGTTTCTGCATATATTCCTACAAACGTAATCTCTATTACTGACGGTCAGATATTCCTTGAAACTAACTTGTTCAACTCAGGCGTTCGTCCTGCGATCAACGTTGGTATTTCAGTATCTAGGGTAGGAGGTTCAGCTCAGATTAAATCAATGAAGAAAGTAGCTGGTACTTTAAAACTTGACCAGGCGCAATTCAGAGAACTTGAAGCTTTCGCTAAATTCGGTTCTGATCTTGATGCTGCTACTAAATTGATTATTGAAAGAGGTAGAAGAAACCTTGAAATTTTGAAGCAAGCTCAATATTCTCCTGTTGCTGTTGAGTTCCAGGTTGCAATTATTTACGTTTCATCTAATGGATACATCGATAACGTTCCTGTAAAAGACGTTAAGACCTTTGAAAATGAGTTTTCTAACTTCCTGAAAGTTTCTCATAAAGAGACTCTTGATGCTATCCGTGCAGGTAAAATTGATGATTCAGTAACTGAAGTTTTAAAGAAGGTTGCTAAAGACCTTGCGAAGAAATATAATAATTAA